The Aricia agestis chromosome 3, ilAriAges1.1, whole genome shotgun sequence genome includes the window gattcacttattttgactcgatagttatattgttcgaaattatgaatctttctgggcttttcaacaaatatctgttacacttattgagaaATCATTCTAAAGtcctaaacataaaaaaatcacttataaaCTATCCGGGGTCAAAGACAATGCGAAGCCAACatagatgtgttgcgaggacaTATTATATCGCTCAGCACGGCGAATCTCGGTTTaatgaattttccaatatcCAAAACCTCAAACTTTTAAGAGAACCTATTTCAGATCATCTCAAGGAGTTGATCCTGGACGGATGCCGGGAGTGCGACCTTCGGCAGCGGCACTACGCGCACGTGCTCACCAGCGCCCTCAAAGACAAGTATCCTCAGGACTACAAGGAGTACCGCGCCAAATACGACCCCCAGGGGAAGTACTTCTCCAAGTTCGAAGACGCCTTGGTCGTACTAGTTCGACGTTCACGATGCGCAGTTCTACTTGGTTTCGGAAACTTCATTGCGCGACATCCAATAGCGCTGCGGGCATTTAATATGCCCGCAGCGCTAGGCaccaatgaccgcacggtaaagtttccgaatccgttaTCCGAATAGTGAATCACCCACGAAACGCCTTACACAGTCTGTGCGGTCGACCGGTCGCGTTGGTACCCACTCCCCTATAGCTGCAGTTTCGACACGTTAGTTTTCCCATTGGCCAATAAAAGATTATGTTATAATACAGAATGTTTGAACAGTAaattttgtacattttattaCGCTTTGTGTGTGTTAAACATCTTTAATTCGGCTCGTAACAAGTAAAAAGCATAAAAGAttgacttttatttaaaaagaataaaacgTTTAATAAAACAACTCAGTGGCCAAACTCCAAAGCTGAAATTAAGTGCCATCTAGCGATGAGTAGAAACATTAACTTCATTTTTAATCGTTTATACTCGGCGCGGCGAACTTTGAtccctatgacactgacagttaataacattgtagTGGCGTCACCATTAAATTAGGATCATATTGGAGGCgtctaaaaataacatttataaattttacgtaAGTGTATGCTATAACAATGATATTCCGTTAGAATTTTTAACAATTCTTAACATTCACAAGAAATTATCTCAATCTGAATGTACGTTTACGTCTTGCAAAACTTACGTCGTGTGACATTTAACGATTATGTAAGTTTTGCAGGACGTACACGTAAATTCAGATtgagataatttcttgtaaatgttaagaattgttaaaagttccaacggaatatcattgtaatggcataaagctacgtacaatttataaatggcatttttagaCGCCTCCAATATGACCCTAAATTAATGCTGACGCCActacaatgttattaactgtcagtgtcatagggaTCAAGGTTCGCCGCGCCGAGTATAATCTGTCAACACAGAACGGATATGACGGTTTATAGGTAAagtcatagacataatatatactgtcgtatattatgtctatgggtaaagtatagggaccgtgcagaaactatagagggcgtcgtaattcgacagcagcgacacgacgcgagtaaaagaagtaacttgtgagtgactttggcttcgcattctctttaaccccggctagtttataagtgatttttttatgttttagactataaaatgattaaaagtaaaagactagatgacgcccgcaactccgttgcgccaaaaatcatttatagcgcgagaaccgtgcattttcccgggataaaaagtatcctatgtcctttcccggggctcaaagtaggtaaatccataccaaatttcagcaaaattggttcattggttttgggcgtgaagtgctaacagacacacactttcgcatttataatattgagtatggatgagtttctaaccgtaacaaagaacgaaagcgtgaataaaaatgtataaagcttatctagttatctaagaaaatatctgaaaagtAATCagtagcatccatcagcatagaaagtaaaaacttgataaaatatattgcaataaaataatgaagatgctAAAATACTTATAATGATTAGGtactgaaaatgcttgtggattaataaaataaaacaagttcactaaaataaatgcttttatttcatcaaccatCTGCGATTCGCTCGATACTTCACAACTTTTGTatgtcactatttttaactaatttcagtctggacctcatcagtgcaaacaaCATACtataagtattctttaaataacacacaaagaCTACACTATTCATCTttttcctacttgaagaatcatccttttgagaaccaacactttgacaagatggttcaagttcaatactatcctcagcgttga containing:
- the LOC121725319 gene encoding ejaculatory bulb-specific protein 3-like — translated: MMKSAAFCLLVAGAFAYQDIPASYNFDEVLKDKTKLHDFFGCFLDKNPCTETTSHIKNHLKELILDGCRECDLRQRHYAHVLTSALKDKYPQDYKEYRAKYDPQGKYFSKFEDALVVLVRRSRCAVLLGFGNFIARHPIALRAFNMPAALGTNDRTVKFPNPLSE